A genomic stretch from Leishmania donovani BPK282A1 complete genome, chromosome 36 includes:
- a CDS encoding protein kinase ck2 regulatory subunit, putative produces the protein MDEAYSAENMEYEYEDEELVSWITWFCDLKGNEFFCMVDREFITDDFNLTGLAPIVPFYHYALELILDVESMESDGLTEQQKRLVESSAEILYGLIHARFITTGRGLKLMEEKYMQGEFGSCPRVFCEGHALLPVGQSDVVRESSVKLFCPRCEDIYHPRSVRHRSLDGAFWGTTFPHLLLMQLRERGVSIPPPNQQYVPKVYGFRVRKPGTPLITNGAGEEETGAASAGAGDVSHKAEAGLHHKEEEGAVAGSNVLDQRLPAESSSSSSKGKAE, from the coding sequence ATGGATGAGGCGTACTCCGCAGAGAACATGGAGTACGAGTACGAGGATGAAGAGCTTGTGAGCTGGATTACGTGGTTCTGCGACTTGAAGGGCAACGAGTTCTTCTGCATGGTCGACCGTGAGTTCATCACAGACGATTTCAACTTAACTGGATTGGCTCCCATAGTGCCATTTTACCACTACGCATTAGAACTGATCCTCGACGTGGAGTCGATGGAGAGCGACGGCCTTAccgagcagcagaagcgtCTCGTCGAGAGTTCCGCGGAGATCCTCTACGGTCTTATTCACGCCCGCTTTATCACCACCGGCCGCGGCCTCAAGCTGATGGAGGAAAAATATATGCAGGGCGAGTTTGGTAGCTGTCCCCGCGTCTTCTGCGAGGGCCATGCGCTGCTCCCGGTGGGCCAGAGCGACGTGGTGCGTGAGAGCTCCGTGAAGCTCTTTTGTCCACGCTGCGAGGACATTTACCACCCTCGCTCCGTCCGCCACCGTAgcctcgacggcgccttCTGGGGCACCACGTTCCCTCACCTGCTGCTCATGCAGCTACGCGAGCGCGGCGTGTCGATCCCGCCGCCGAACCAGCAGTACGTGCCGAAGGTGTACGGCTTCCGCGTTCGAAAGCCAGGCACGCCCCTCATCACCAACGGCGCGGGCGAAGAGGAGACCggggccgcctccgcaggcGCAGGGGATGTGTCACACAAAGCCGAGGCCGGGCTTCACcacaaagaagaagagggcgcCGTCGCAGGGTCGAACGTTTTGGATCAGCGGCTGCCCGCAGAATCCTCAAGTTCTAGCTCAAAAGGAAAGGCGGAGTAG
- a CDS encoding 40S ribosomal protein SA, putative — PPGHPRGVAGEHPCDCAVRHGRAAGVRGHCDPVQQPRHQVDRHDVLAACARGAAPARHDCALGAVGGEGGPVLLPRPQRGCGGEGRRGRCGARRGGGGGLRLGGAQRRQRVGGVRRCDDGVDDRSGGKLXXXXXXXXXXXXXXXXXXXXXXXXXXXXXXXXXAIPCNNRGIKSIGMMYWLLAREVLRLRGTIVRSVPWEEKVDLFFYRDPNEAAEEKAAAAAAAPAAEAEEGFGWVERNDDNAWEA; from the coding sequence CCACCAGGCCATCCGCGAGGCGTCGCTGGTGAACATCCCTGTGATTGCGCTGTGCGACACGGACGCGCCGCTGGAGTACGTGGACATTGCGATCCCGTGCAACAACCGCGGCATCAAGTCGATCGGCATGATGTACTGGCTGCTTgcgcgcgaggtgctgcgcctgcgcggcacGATTGTGCGCTCGGTGCCgtgggaggagaaggtggacCTGTTCTTCTACCGCGACCCCAACGAGgctgcggaggagaaggccgccgcggccgctgcggcgcccgccgcggaggcggaggagggcttCGGCTGGGTGGAGcgcaacgacgacaacgcGTGGGAGGCGTAAGGCGTTGTGACGACGGCGTGGACGACAGGAGCGGTGGGAAACTNNNNNNNNNNNNNNNNNNNNNNNNNNNNNNNNNNNNNNNNNNNNNNNNNNNNNNNNNNNNNNNNNNNNNNNNNNNNNNNNNNNNNNNNNNNNNNNNNNNTGCGATCCCGTGCAACAACCGCGGCATCAAGTCGATCGGCATGATGTACTGGCTGCTTgcgcgcgaggtgctgcgcctgcgcggcacGATTGTGCGCTCGGTGCCgtgggaggagaaggtggacCTGTTCTTCTACCGCGACCCCAACGAGgctgcggaggagaaggccgccgcggccgctgcggcgcccgccgcggaggcggaggagggcttCGGCTGGGTGGAGcgcaacgacgacaacgcGTGGGAGGCGTAA